The following are from one region of the Nymphaea colorata isolate Beijing-Zhang1983 chromosome 7, ASM883128v2, whole genome shotgun sequence genome:
- the LOC116257100 gene encoding serine acetyltransferase 1, chloroplastic-like yields MATCVDCLRSGVVADPLSKDVPASIYDFAELSSAYHHSKNEEKDELWHRMREEARKDVEQEPVLGSYYVCAILAHGSLESALATHLGYRLATPNLPGPNLAEVILTVLLDDRAIRKAIREDMKAIKERDPACVSYVQIMLNFKGFLAIQAHRVAHRLWLTGRVPLALVIQNRVSEVFAVDIHPGARIGKGVLLDHATGTVIGETAVIGDNVSILHNVTLGGTGKCSGDRHPKIGDGVLVGAGTHVLGNVKIGHGAKIGAGSVVLKEVPERTTAVGNPARLLGGRNNPIKLTKIPSFTMDHTYEWCDYVI; encoded by the coding sequence ATGGCCACCTGTGTCGACTGCCTGCGCTCCGGCGTCGTCGCCGACCCACTTTCCAAGGACGTGCCGGCGTCCATTTACGACTTCGCCGAGCTCTCGAGCGCTTACCACCATTCTAAGAACGAGGAAAAGGACGAACTGTGGCACAGGATGAGGGAGGAGGCCAGGAAGGATGTGGAACAAGAGCCCGTCCTGGGAAGCTACTACGTCTGTGCCATACTCGCCCATGGGTCCCTAGAGAGTGCACTGGCCACCCACCTGGGGTACCGCCTCGCCACGCCCAACCTGCCCGGCCCCAACCTGGCCGAGGTCATCCTCACCGTGCTTCTCGACGATCGCGCCATCCGGAAGGCGATCCGGGAGGACATGAAGGCCATCAAGGAAAGAGACCCTGCCTGCGTTAGCTACGTTCAGATCATGCTCAACTTCAAGGGGTTCCTCGCCATCCAGGCGCACCGGGTGGCTCACAGGCTGTGGCTCACCGGCCGTGTGCCGCTGGCGCTGGTCATCCAGAACCGGGTGTCCGAGGTCTTTGCCGTGGACATCCACCCCGGTGCAAGGATCGGTAAGGGGGTGCTCCTGGACCATGCTACCGGGACCGTGATCGGCGAGACCGCCGTCATCGGCGACAATGTGTCGATCTTGCACAACGTGACGCTCGGCGGTACCGGAAAGTGCAGCGGCGACCGGCACCCCAAGATTGGGGATGGGGTCCTGGTTGGTGCAGGTACGCATGTGTTGGGAAACGTCAAGATCGGCCATGGGGCTAAGATCGGGGCCGGGTCGGTCGTGCTGAAGGAGGTGCCGGAACGAACCACCGCGGTAGGAAACCCGGCGAGATTGTTGGGTGGGAGAAACAACCCAATCAAGCTGACCAAGATTCCGAGCTTCACCATGGATCACACCTACGAGTGGTGTGACTATGTCATCTAA